Proteins encoded by one window of Chryseobacterium foetidum:
- a CDS encoding outer membrane beta-barrel protein, producing the protein MKKLLMASAIALFGLGNAQTTPGPIAKGTVYLTGSVGYSQTETNSGNNKVEDFNILPTAGFFVADNFAVGLGVGFATSKVTSINTTTIGSVTNVTTNEQRTPAFVIEPFARKYWTLSDKLYFFGQLAVPMAFGKVENETTSVTTSGSTVTTVSSSSEAKATSVGVTVKPGLDYFLNKNWTIEATIGEFGYNNFKPKGGVATNNYNFGLDLTAVTIGVKYVFSK; encoded by the coding sequence ATGAAAAAATTATTAATGGCTAGTGCAATCGCACTTTTCGGATTAGGAAACGCTCAGACAACTCCAGGACCAATCGCTAAAGGAACTGTGTATTTAACAGGTTCAGTAGGTTACTCTCAAACTGAAACTAACAGTGGAAACAACAAAGTAGAAGATTTCAACATCCTTCCAACTGCTGGATTCTTCGTTGCTGATAACTTCGCTGTAGGTTTAGGTGTAGGTTTTGCTACTTCTAAAGTTACTTCAATCAACACAACTACAATCGGTTCTGTAACTAATGTTACAACTAACGAGCAGAGAACTCCTGCTTTCGTTATTGAGCCTTTCGCAAGAAAATACTGGACTTTATCTGACAAATTATATTTCTTCGGTCAGTTAGCTGTTCCTATGGCTTTCGGAAAAGTTGAAAACGAAACTACTTCTGTTACTACTTCAGGAAGCACTGTAACTACAGTATCTTCTTCTTCTGAAGCTAAAGCTACTTCTGTTGGTGTAACTGTAAAACCAGGTTTAGATTATTTCTTAAACAAAAACTGGACTATCGAAGCTACAATCGGTGAATTTGGGTACAACAACTTCAAACCAAAAGGTGGTGTTGCTACAAACAACTACAACTTCGGTCTTGATTTAACTGCTGTAACAATCGGTGTTAAATATGTATTTTCTAAGTAA
- a CDS encoding outer membrane beta-barrel protein: MKKLLLIATFAILGTTAANAQENGFKVGVHAGLPFNDDYSFNAGVDVAYTWALSDNFELGATTGYSYYFGKEYTVPGISMGPISIPAQSYKFNIGSIPVAATAQYNFDGGFNLGADLGYAFLTGDADGGGFYYQPKIGYTFAEKHTIYAGYKGISKEGTELSSVNIGYAIKF, encoded by the coding sequence ATGAAAAAACTATTACTTATCGCAACATTTGCGATCTTGGGAACTACAGCAGCAAACGCACAGGAGAATGGATTTAAAGTCGGTGTTCATGCGGGCCTACCTTTCAATGACGATTATTCTTTCAATGCAGGAGTAGATGTGGCTTACACATGGGCACTTTCTGATAATTTTGAATTGGGTGCAACAACCGGGTACTCTTATTATTTTGGTAAAGAATATACTGTTCCCGGAATTTCTATGGGACCAATTTCTATTCCAGCTCAGTCATATAAATTTAATATCGGATCTATTCCGGTAGCTGCTACAGCGCAGTATAATTTTGATGGTGGTTTTAATCTTGGGGCAGACTTAGGATATGCTTTCCTTACTGGTGATGCTGATGGTGGAGGCTTTTACTATCAACCTAAAATCGGATATACATTTGCAGAAAAACACACGATTTACGCAGGCTATAAAGGTATCAGTAAAGAAGGTACAGAGTTAAGTTCAGTTAACATTGGTTATGCAATTAAATTTTAA
- a CDS encoding porin family protein has product MKKLLLIASFAILGTTAANAQSVKFGPKAGYSLSTLKLKGDGQSEKFDAKSTFYAGAFVEYKINDKFGIQGEVLYSPLGGKQEESFTVTEMGVTVNATAKSEIKFGMVQIPVSAKYFATENLAFGLGLNVGIVTMAEAEYSVTASGMGQSASESGTEDIKDEVNSLNLAPFIGAEYTLNNGLFFDARYNLGVSNMIKNPEGNETLKNSFFQIGVGFKFGGK; this is encoded by the coding sequence ATGAAAAAACTATTACTTATCGCATCATTTGCGATCCTGGGAACTACAGCTGCAAACGCACAGTCGGTGAAATTCGGTCCAAAAGCAGGTTACTCTTTATCTACTCTGAAATTAAAAGGTGACGGGCAGTCTGAAAAATTTGACGCAAAATCTACTTTCTATGCAGGTGCTTTTGTTGAATATAAAATCAACGATAAATTCGGTATTCAGGGAGAAGTTTTGTATTCACCTCTTGGAGGTAAGCAGGAAGAATCTTTCACAGTAACAGAAATGGGTGTAACTGTAAATGCTACTGCAAAGTCTGAGATTAAATTCGGAATGGTACAGATTCCTGTAAGTGCAAAATATTTCGCTACAGAAAATCTTGCATTCGGATTAGGTTTAAATGTGGGTATAGTAACGATGGCTGAAGCAGAATATTCTGTAACAGCATCAGGTATGGGACAGTCTGCTTCTGAAAGCGGAACTGAAGATATTAAAGATGAAGTAAATTCTCTTAACCTTGCACCATTTATCGGAGCAGAATATACATTGAACAACGGATTGTTCTTTGATGCAAGATACAACCTTGGTGTTTCAAATATGATCAAAAACCCTGAAGGAAACGAAACTTTGAAAAACAGCTTCTTCCAGATTGGGGTTGGTTTCAAGTTTGGAGGTAAGTAA
- a CDS encoding porin family protein codes for MKKLLLIAAVGLLGTTALNAQETRFGVKAGYSLSTIKVDEAQDDLEARSTDPSHTFYIGGLVEHKFSDTFGLQGELLYSPLGGKEDYNVSDGQLYFREKSKLTFGTLIIPVSAKYFITENLSVGLGASFGLILSAKQKTVIDAGIGIPGLEIAGDDEVDIKDEVNTLNIAPFLGVEYMLDNGLFFDARYNYGVSDLSKGDGKVTNSFLQVGVGFKFGGN; via the coding sequence ATGAAAAAACTATTACTTATTGCAGCCGTAGGGTTGCTGGGAACTACAGCGTTGAACGCACAGGAAACAAGATTTGGTGTAAAAGCAGGTTATTCTTTATCTACCATTAAAGTAGACGAAGCTCAGGATGATCTTGAAGCGAGAAGCACAGATCCTTCGCATACATTTTATATTGGAGGTCTTGTTGAGCACAAATTCAGTGATACATTTGGTCTACAGGGGGAATTGCTGTACTCGCCGCTTGGAGGTAAAGAAGATTATAACGTAAGTGATGGTCAGCTTTATTTCAGAGAGAAATCTAAACTTACTTTCGGAACATTGATAATCCCTGTTTCAGCGAAATATTTTATCACAGAAAACTTATCTGTAGGATTGGGAGCAAGCTTCGGGTTGATCTTATCAGCGAAGCAGAAAACGGTAATCGATGCAGGAATCGGAATTCCAGGTCTTGAAATAGCTGGTGATGATGAAGTAGATATCAAAGACGAAGTGAATACATTAAACATCGCTCCTTTCTTAGGGGTTGAGTATATGCTTGATAACGGTTTGTTCTTTGATGCAAGATACAACTACGGTGTTTCCGATTTATCTAAAGGCGATGGTAAAGTTACAAACAGCTTTTTACAGGTTGGTGTAGGTTTCAAATTTGGAGGAAACTAA
- a CDS encoding PhoH family protein, with translation MFELTYDLEDVDVKIFYGVNNQYFNLIKSSFPTLKITGRDHSVFAMGNQEALDIFKQKLDDIVKFISNNNSIGLKDLESILNLKDENEKQLVFDQDIIVKGVNGKIIKAKTTNLKKLVKETDKKDMVFAIGPAGTGKTYTSVALAARALRNKEVKRIILTRPAVEAGESLGFLPGDLKEKLDPYMQPLYDALRDMIPHEKLEGFMEKRIIEVAPLAFMRGRTLDDAFVILDEAQNTTRSQMKMFLTRMGMNAKFIITGDPSQVDLPPKQQSGLREAMRILKDVKEIGFVHLTEEDVVRHPVVKKIILAYNEEDKKQSEQ, from the coding sequence ATGTTTGAACTGACCTATGATCTGGAAGATGTCGATGTGAAAATCTTCTATGGGGTGAATAACCAATATTTCAATTTAATAAAATCAAGTTTTCCTACTCTTAAAATTACCGGCAGAGATCACTCTGTTTTTGCCATGGGAAATCAGGAAGCTTTAGATATATTTAAACAAAAACTCGACGATATCGTCAAATTTATTTCCAATAATAATTCTATAGGTCTGAAAGATCTTGAAAGTATTCTTAATCTGAAAGATGAAAACGAAAAACAACTGGTTTTCGATCAGGATATTATCGTAAAAGGCGTTAACGGGAAAATCATTAAGGCTAAGACCACCAATCTTAAAAAACTGGTAAAGGAAACCGATAAAAAAGATATGGTTTTTGCCATCGGACCTGCCGGAACCGGTAAAACGTATACAAGTGTTGCTTTAGCTGCAAGAGCTTTAAGAAATAAAGAAGTTAAACGAATTATTTTGACAAGACCTGCCGTAGAAGCAGGAGAAAGCCTTGGTTTTTTGCCTGGTGACCTTAAAGAAAAGCTCGATCCTTACATGCAGCCGCTTTATGACGCGTTACGCGATATGATTCCGCATGAGAAGCTGGAAGGTTTCATGGAAAAGAGAATTATAGAAGTTGCGCCACTGGCATTTATGAGAGGACGGACTTTGGATGATGCCTTCGTAATTCTGGATGAAGCTCAGAATACAACACGTTCCCAAATGAAAATGTTTCTTACCAGAATGGGGATGAATGCAAAGTTTATCATCACAGGCGATCCCAGCCAGGTCGACTTACCACCAAAACAGCAGTCCGGTCTTCGTGAAGCGATGAGAATTCTGAAAGATGTGAAGGAGATTGGCTTTGTGCATCTTACAGAAGAAGATGTGGTGAGACATCCGGTTGTGAAAAAAATTATTCTGGCTTACAACGAAGAAGACAAAAAGCAGAGTGAACAATAA
- a CDS encoding SAM hydrolase/SAM-dependent halogenase family protein yields MSIITLTSDFGTLDYRVAAIKGSILSLNREVNITDITHSIQAFNLVQTSHIVRNAYKFFPKGSIHIIATDSFYHKSRRNILYKADGSYFIAADNGVLSLIFFDIKPEAIYEITLNNRFDDVVNFTSTDVFVPVAVHLANGGLPEVIGRKIDSAKQLSFPRPVYNESEKIMVGEVTYIDNFGNIISNINKEFFETIGRGQENFTIKFRNLSLSKIFSTHTELVSDWERETEFHGQSAAIFNDSDLLELTIYKGSKKNGAKSLFGLNVGEKIFIQFS; encoded by the coding sequence ATGTCTATTATTACGCTTACCTCAGATTTCGGGACTTTAGATTACAGGGTTGCAGCCATCAAAGGCAGCATTCTTTCGCTGAACCGTGAAGTAAATATTACAGACATTACCCACAGCATTCAGGCGTTTAATCTGGTGCAGACTTCGCACATTGTAAGAAATGCCTACAAATTTTTCCCTAAAGGAAGCATTCACATTATAGCTACAGACAGTTTTTATCATAAATCAAGGAGAAATATCCTGTATAAAGCCGATGGATCTTACTTCATTGCTGCCGATAACGGTGTTCTGAGTCTGATTTTTTTTGATATCAAACCTGAAGCCATCTACGAAATCACCCTTAACAACAGATTTGATGATGTAGTAAATTTCACATCTACCGATGTTTTCGTTCCTGTGGCAGTGCATTTAGCCAACGGCGGACTTCCTGAGGTGATCGGGAGAAAAATAGATTCTGCCAAACAGCTTTCTTTCCCAAGACCTGTTTACAATGAATCTGAAAAAATAATGGTTGGTGAAGTGACTTATATTGATAATTTCGGAAATATAATCTCAAATATTAACAAAGAATTTTTTGAAACTATTGGTCGCGGACAGGAGAATTTTACCATTAAATTCAGAAATTTAAGCTTGTCAAAAATATTTTCAACCCATACCGAATTGGTCTCCGACTGGGAGCGTGAGACAGAGTTCCACGGGCAATCTGCAGCGATCTTCAATGACAGTGATCTGTTGGAACTTACCATTTATAAAGGCAGCAAAAAGAATGGTGCTAAAAGTCTTTTCGGATTGAACGTGGGCGAAAAAATATTCATTCAGTTTTCATAA
- a CDS encoding dihydrolipoamide acetyltransferase family protein: MAEYKLLLPSMGEGVMEATVITWLFNEGDTVKEDDSVVEIATDKVDSDVPTPVSGKIVKILKQKDEVAKVGEAIAILEIEGEGGNTATEEVKTETSAPDAETIKAIEEPLNPTATSHVEFSGDLYLSPLVKSIAQQENISESELKTIKGSGLEGRITKEDILAHVANRGNQNQQAAPQQAAPVHAVSAPPAATSAPAATISVGAGDEIIPMDRMRKIIAENMVKAKQIAPHVTSFIETDVTNVVKWRAKNKDMFEKREGEKLTFMPIFVKAIVKAIQDFPMINVSINGDNIIKKKNINIGMATALPDGNLIVPVIKNADQLSLSGLAKAINDLAYRARNKKLRPEDTQGATYTISNVGSFGNLMGTPIIPQPQVAIMAIGAIVKKPAVLETKDGDVIAIRQLMFMSHSYDHRAVDGSLGGMMLKHVHDYLQNWDLNTEI, from the coding sequence ATGGCAGAATACAAATTATTGCTTCCTTCAATGGGTGAAGGCGTTATGGAAGCTACTGTTATCACTTGGTTATTCAATGAAGGTGATACTGTAAAAGAAGATGATTCGGTAGTAGAAATTGCAACAGACAAGGTAGATTCAGACGTTCCGACACCAGTTTCGGGGAAAATCGTGAAAATCCTTAAGCAGAAAGACGAAGTTGCAAAAGTAGGTGAAGCCATCGCTATTTTAGAAATTGAAGGAGAAGGCGGAAACACAGCTACAGAAGAAGTAAAAACTGAAACTTCAGCTCCGGATGCAGAAACCATCAAAGCAATTGAAGAGCCTTTGAATCCAACTGCTACTTCTCACGTAGAATTTTCAGGAGATCTTTATCTGTCTCCGCTTGTAAAATCTATCGCTCAACAGGAAAACATTTCCGAATCTGAACTGAAAACCATCAAAGGCAGCGGTCTGGAAGGAAGAATTACCAAAGAAGATATTCTGGCACACGTTGCCAACAGAGGAAACCAGAATCAGCAGGCAGCTCCACAACAAGCTGCTCCGGTTCACGCAGTGTCTGCTCCACCAGCTGCTACTTCAGCTCCGGCAGCTACAATTTCTGTGGGTGCAGGTGACGAGATCATTCCTATGGACAGAATGAGAAAAATCATCGCTGAAAACATGGTGAAAGCAAAACAGATTGCTCCACACGTAACCTCTTTCATCGAAACCGACGTAACCAACGTTGTAAAATGGAGAGCGAAGAACAAAGATATGTTCGAAAAACGTGAAGGTGAGAAACTGACTTTCATGCCGATTTTCGTAAAAGCGATTGTAAAAGCCATTCAGGATTTCCCGATGATCAATGTTTCAATTAATGGTGATAATATCATTAAAAAGAAAAACATCAATATCGGTATGGCAACAGCTTTACCGGACGGAAATTTAATTGTTCCTGTTATTAAAAATGCAGATCAGTTATCACTTTCAGGTTTGGCAAAAGCCATCAACGATTTGGCTTACCGAGCAAGAAATAAAAAATTAAGACCGGAAGATACTCAGGGTGCTACTTACACAATTTCTAACGTAGGAAGCTTTGGAAATTTAATGGGAACTCCTATTATTCCTCAACCTCAGGTGGCAATTATGGCGATTGGGGCGATTGTTAAAAAACCTGCAGTTCTTGAGACTAAGGATGGTGATGTTATCGCAATCCGCCAGTTGATGTTCATGTCTCACTCTTACGACCACAGAGCTGTAGACGGTTCTTTAGGTGGAATGATGTTGAAACACGTTCACGATTACCTTCAAAACTGGGATCTTAATACGGAAATATAA
- a CDS encoding chloride channel protein codes for MRKIFIYLRRSLKKSFDNIRNEQLKNNLLQAIPFWVGSVITGFFAVMYAKIFAWGENLLHFILNWHDWMIFLIAPVGFVLSWWLVKEFAPNAKGSGIPQVMAAVELANPKEHKKIRSLLSLKIIVFKIISSVVLVIGGGAVGREGPTIQISGSVFRKVNEYLPDWWPKISKKNMIMTGAAAGLAAAFNTPLGGIVFAVEELSKTHINYFKTALFTAVIIAGLTAQTLAGSYLYLGYPKTGDVSLMVMFPIILVGGIAGILASQLAVTMLKMSDWKKRKLKTDRSNVLFLIGCALLIACISFFISREILGSGKEIMERVLFTQDKHESWYVPILRMLGPALSFTSGGAGGIFAPALTAGASIGSVISGVIHLTPNETNVVILAGMVAFLTGITRAPFTSAIIVLEMTDRHSLIFHLMLAGMVSSLFSILVSRHSLYDVLKMNFLHELRSEDKKQD; via the coding sequence ATGCGTAAAATTTTCATTTATCTCCGCAGAAGCCTCAAAAAATCCTTCGACAACATCCGAAACGAACAACTGAAAAATAACCTTCTTCAGGCAATTCCGTTTTGGGTCGGCTCAGTGATTACAGGTTTTTTTGCCGTGATGTATGCTAAAATATTTGCGTGGGGCGAAAATTTATTACATTTTATTCTCAACTGGCACGACTGGATGATTTTTTTAATCGCGCCGGTGGGTTTTGTACTTTCATGGTGGCTGGTTAAAGAATTTGCCCCCAATGCCAAGGGCAGCGGAATTCCGCAGGTGATGGCGGCTGTAGAACTGGCAAACCCGAAAGAACATAAAAAAATACGAAGTCTTTTAAGTCTAAAAATTATCGTTTTTAAAATTATCTCATCTGTTGTTCTGGTTATTGGCGGTGGTGCTGTAGGTCGTGAAGGTCCGACAATTCAGATTTCGGGATCGGTTTTCAGAAAGGTGAACGAATATCTTCCGGACTGGTGGCCGAAAATCTCCAAGAAAAACATGATTATGACCGGAGCTGCGGCAGGTCTGGCAGCGGCTTTCAACACTCCTTTAGGTGGAATTGTTTTTGCTGTTGAGGAACTCTCAAAAACGCATATCAATTACTTTAAAACTGCCCTTTTTACGGCTGTAATTATTGCAGGATTAACAGCTCAGACTCTAGCAGGTTCTTATTTATATCTAGGTTATCCGAAAACCGGTGACGTATCCTTGATGGTAATGTTTCCAATCATTCTTGTGGGTGGAATTGCGGGAATTCTCGCAAGTCAGCTTGCTGTGACCATGCTGAAAATGAGTGACTGGAAAAAAAGAAAACTGAAAACCGATAGATCTAACGTTTTATTCTTAATCGGCTGTGCTTTACTGATTGCCTGCATTTCATTTTTTATAAGTCGCGAGATTTTAGGTTCGGGAAAAGAAATTATGGAGCGTGTGCTTTTCACTCAGGATAAACATGAAAGCTGGTATGTTCCGATTTTAAGAATGCTGGGCCCTGCCCTTTCTTTCACTTCCGGTGGCGCTGGCGGAATTTTCGCTCCGGCACTGACAGCTGGAGCAAGTATCGGATCTGTGATTTCAGGAGTGATTCATTTAACTCCAAATGAAACCAATGTCGTCATTCTTGCTGGAATGGTGGCTTTTCTAACAGGAATCACGAGAGCTCCATTTACCTCTGCGATTATCGTTCTGGAAATGACCGACAGACATTCATTAATTTTCCATTTGATGCTGGCGGGAATGGTTTCCTCCCTATTCTCCATTTTAGTCAGCAGACATTCTCTGTATGATGTTTTGAAAATGAATTTCCTCCATGAATTAAGGAGTGAAGATAAAAAGCAGGATTAA
- the rpsF gene encoding 30S ribosomal protein S6 → MNNYETVFILTPVLSESQVEEAVNKYVDLLKEKNCEIVTRENWGLKKLAYPIQLKKNGFYTLIEFKGEGTVVADLELAFKRDERVIRYLTTKLDKHAIEYAVTRRAKVKAARA, encoded by the coding sequence ATGAACAATTACGAAACTGTTTTCATTTTAACTCCCGTTCTATCTGAGTCTCAGGTGGAGGAAGCAGTGAACAAGTATGTAGATCTTTTGAAAGAAAAGAACTGTGAAATTGTCACTAGAGAAAATTGGGGATTAAAAAAACTGGCTTATCCGATTCAATTGAAAAAGAACGGATTCTACACTTTAATCGAATTTAAAGGAGAAGGTACTGTAGTTGCTGATTTAGAATTGGCATTCAAACGTGACGAGAGAGTAATCCGTTACCTTACTACAAAACTAGACAAGCATGCTATTGAGTACGCTGTAACAAGAAGAGCAAAAGTAAAAGCGGCTAGAGCTTAA
- the rpsR gene encoding 30S ribosomal protein S18: MAIDDMAKQASAGGESEVKFLTPLDINTKTDKKYCRFKKFGIKHVDYKDADFLLQFVNEQGKILPRRYTGTSLKYQRKVSSAIKRARHLSLLPYVADLLK; this comes from the coding sequence ATGGCAATAGACGATATGGCAAAACAAGCCTCAGCTGGTGGAGAATCTGAAGTAAAATTCCTTACACCACTTGATATCAATACTAAAACTGATAAAAAGTACTGTAGATTCAAAAAATTCGGAATCAAGCACGTTGATTACAAAGATGCTGATTTCTTATTACAGTTCGTAAACGAGCAAGGTAAAATTTTACCAAGAAGATACACTGGTACTTCTTTGAAATATCAGAGAAAAGTTTCTTCTGCTATCAAAAGAGCAAGACACTTATCTTTACTACCTTACGTAGCTGACTTATTGAAATAA
- the rplI gene encoding 50S ribosomal protein L9 has translation MEIILKKDVENLGLEFDTVNVKPGYARNFLLPQGIALLATPKNKAALEATLESRKEEEAKLIATANGIVDQLKKTSVTIPAKVGTGDKLFGSINNADLAAALAKAGVQVDKKYIKIPGNTIKRTGKVTANVRLHRNVEYNFEFDIVSDAPVEAPKPAAPKAKVVEETPSEEA, from the coding sequence ATGGAAATTATCCTTAAAAAAGACGTAGAAAACTTAGGTCTTGAATTCGATACAGTAAATGTAAAACCTGGTTACGCAAGAAACTTCCTGTTACCTCAAGGTATTGCACTTTTGGCTACACCTAAAAACAAAGCTGCTTTGGAAGCAACCTTGGAGTCAAGAAAAGAAGAAGAAGCTAAATTGATCGCTACTGCAAACGGTATCGTAGATCAGCTGAAGAAAACTTCTGTTACAATCCCTGCAAAAGTAGGTACTGGTGACAAATTATTCGGATCTATCAACAATGCAGATCTTGCTGCTGCTCTTGCTAAAGCAGGTGTACAGGTAGACAAGAAATACATCAAAATTCCTGGAAATACAATTAAAAGAACTGGTAAAGTTACTGCAAACGTAAGATTACACAGAAATGTTGAGTACAACTTCGAATTTGATATCGTTTCTGATGCTCCGGTAGAAGCTCCTAAACCAGCTGCTCCAAAAGCTAAAGTTGTAGAAGAAACTCCTTCTGAAGAAGCTTAA
- a CDS encoding thioredoxin family protein: MKRSINIICTLGFLLAGNLIFAQKDTTVDEREKDKSLLVKTDHKELDLEAKKKAAAEEKAKLPKPYDAKANAEKDIKALIAKAKKENKNIMIQAGGNWCIWCLRFNQYVQTTPELKKLVDDNYLYYHLNWSPDNKNEKIFAKYGNPGDKLGYPVFIVLDKNGKQIHTQDSAVLEDGKGYSLEKVKTFFNSWKPKS; encoded by the coding sequence ATGAAAAGAAGTATAAATATAATCTGCACATTAGGATTTCTGCTGGCAGGAAACCTGATTTTTGCTCAGAAAGACACCACTGTGGATGAACGTGAAAAAGATAAATCTCTTCTGGTAAAAACAGATCATAAAGAGCTCGATCTTGAAGCTAAGAAAAAAGCTGCAGCCGAAGAAAAAGCAAAACTTCCAAAGCCGTATGATGCCAAAGCAAATGCTGAAAAAGACATTAAGGCATTGATTGCGAAAGCTAAAAAAGAAAATAAGAACATCATGATTCAGGCTGGAGGGAACTGGTGTATTTGGTGCCTCAGGTTCAATCAGTACGTTCAAACCACGCCAGAGTTGAAGAAATTGGTTGATGATAATTATCTTTACTATCACCTGAACTGGTCGCCGGATAATAAAAATGAAAAGATTTTCGCTAAATATGGCAATCCTGGAGACAAATTAGGCTATCCTGTATTTATTGTTTTGGATAAAAACGGAAAACAAATTCATACTCAAGACAGTGCTGTTTTGGAAGACGGGAAAGGCTACAGTTTAGAAAAAGTCAAAACTTTTTTTAACAGCTGGAAACCAAAATCTTAA
- a CDS encoding lysophospholipid acyltransferase family protein codes for MNLLIKILYLISKLPLKILYVFSDIIFFLNYIFIGYRKKVITENLTRSFPDKSREEIAEIRKKFYLNFSDYLAETVKSFSISENESRVRMQHINQNIFHEAKAEGKNIILLAGHVFNWEWMNALARLTPQKNSHPVYRRVNSSFWEDQMKKVRNKFGNEAIEAKEVILNIFRNKNDGESIYMFVADQTPHVSHVNYGLNFLNQRTPAFIGYDKLATRMDLVFIYCEMKKVKRGYYQVNYHRIYPDGEKFTENEVVRKFHKHLENTINKYPDNYLWSHRKWKYQDSIKTYDGES; via the coding sequence ATGAATTTGCTCATCAAAATACTTTATCTGATATCTAAACTTCCCTTGAAGATTCTTTATGTATTTTCAGATATTATTTTTTTTCTCAACTATATTTTTATTGGCTACCGCAAGAAAGTTATTACGGAAAATCTCACCAGGTCTTTTCCTGATAAAAGCCGTGAAGAAATTGCTGAAATCAGGAAAAAATTCTACCTTAATTTTTCCGATTATCTCGCTGAGACAGTAAAATCTTTCAGTATTTCTGAAAACGAATCGAGAGTGAGAATGCAGCACATCAATCAAAACATCTTTCACGAGGCAAAAGCCGAGGGAAAAAACATTATTCTACTGGCAGGTCATGTCTTCAACTGGGAATGGATGAATGCTTTAGCGCGACTCACACCTCAAAAAAATTCTCATCCAGTGTACAGAAGGGTGAACAGCAGTTTTTGGGAAGATCAGATGAAAAAAGTCCGTAATAAATTCGGAAATGAAGCGATTGAAGCCAAAGAAGTTATTCTGAATATATTCAGAAATAAAAATGATGGCGAATCTATTTACATGTTTGTGGCAGACCAGACGCCGCATGTTTCCCATGTTAATTATGGTTTAAACTTCCTAAATCAACGTACACCAGCCTTCATCGGCTACGATAAACTGGCAACAAGAATGGATCTCGTTTTCATTTACTGTGAAATGAAAAAGGTAAAAAGAGGTTATTACCAGGTAAACTATCACAGAATTTATCCTGATGGTGAGAAATTTACAGAAAACGAAGTGGTAAGAAAATTTCATAAACATCTTGAAAATACCATCAACAAATATCCCGACAACTATCTGTGGTCGCACAGAAAGTGGAAATATCAGGATTCAATTAAAACTTATGATGGCGAATCATGA